GCGCCTTCGGCAAGATCGACGTGCTGGTCTGCAACGCGGCATCCAACCCTTACTACGGTCCGCTTGCCGGCATCTCCGACGATCAGTTCAGGAAAATCCTCGAGAACAACATCGTCGCCAACAACTGGCTGATCTCGATGGTGGTGCCGCAGATGATCGAGCGCAAGGACGGCTCGATCATCATCGTCTCCTCGATCGGCGGCCTGAAGGGTTCGACCATCCTCGGCGCCTATGCGATCTCCAAGGCTGCCGACATGCAGCTCGCGCGCAACCTCGCCTGCGAATACGGCAAGCACAACATCCGCGTGAACTGCATCGCGCCGGGCCTGATCAAGACCGACTTTGCGAAGGCGCTGTGGGACAACCCGGACAATCTGAAGGCTTCGACCGCGCGCTCGCCGCTGCTGCGGATCGGCGTGCCCGACGAGATCGCGGGCGCCGCCGTGTTCATGGGTTCGCGCGCCGGCGACTTCATGACCGGCCAAACCGTGGTGATCGACGGCGGCGCGACGATCAGCTGACGCCGGCGTTGGTGCGCAGAGCGCGCCACCGCTCGACTCGTCATCACCCGCGAAAGCGGGTGATCCAGTATTCCAGAGGCGGCTGTGCTTGAGCCGATGGGCCGCGCGGCGTACTGGATGCCCCGCATGCGCGGGGCATGACAGTGTTGGATGAGGAGGGAGGCGGGCTCGCCTCACTCCACCGCCGCATAGACGCCGTTGCGCACCAGCGAGCGGGTATATTCGCGCTGGCCCGGGCCCTGCATCATGAAGACCGCGATCAGGTCTTCGCTCGGATCGATCCAGAAGAACGTGCCGGCCATGCCACTCCAGAAGTACTGGCCGACCGAGCCGGAGAACGGCGCGATGCCTTGCTGCATGCGCACGGCGAAGCCGAGGCCGAAGCTGTGGCCGGGCGACACCAGCGTGCCCTGGACTTTGACGCCTGCGCCGAGGTGATCGGAGGCCATGAATTCGAGCGTCTTGCGGCCGATGATCCTGGTACCGTCGAGCGCGCCGCCATTGAGCAGCATCTGCGCGAAGCGGGCATAGTCCATCGTGGTCGACACCAGTCCGCCGCCGCCGGATTCCATCGCCGGCTTCTCCAGCATGTTGAACAGCTGCACCTTCTCATTGGTCCAGGGATCGTTGGCAAAGGCCTCGGCGAGCCGGCCGGCATTGGCTTCCGGCGTGTGGAAGGCAGTCTCGTTCATTTGCAGCGGCGAGAGGATGCGTTCGGTGAGGAATTCGCCGAGCGTCTTGCCGCTCACGACTTCGATGATGCGGCCGAGGATGTCGGTGGAGCGGCTGTAGTTCCACTCGGCGCCGGGCTGGCAGACCAGCGGCATCGCGGCGAGCATGGTGGCGTGCTCGGCATTGGTGATCTTGCGGCTGCGCAACCGCGACTGCTGGTAGAGCTGCTGCACCGGGCCGTTGCCGGTGTGGTCATACGTCAGGCCCGACGTGTGGCGCAGCAGGTCCTGGATCGTCATCTGCCGCGCGACCGGGACCAGCTCGAGCTTGCCGTTGTGCTCGACGCCGACCTTGGTCTCGGCGAATTCGGGGATGAACTTCGCGACGGGATCGTTGAGCAGGAAGTGGCCGTCCTCGAGCAGCTGCATGATGCCGACCGAGACGATCGGCTTGGTCATCGAGAAGATGCGGAAGATCGTGTCATGGGTCATTGGCGCGGCGGCCGCCGGGCTCTGCCGGCCGATGGCGTCGAACCAGCCGACCTGGCCGCGCCGCGCCACCAGCACCGTCACGCCGGGCACGGTTCCCTTGTCGACTTCGCGCTTGAAGGTGTCGGACAGTGCCTGCAGCCGCGCGGCCGACAGTCCGATCGATTCGGGCTTGGCGAGGGGGAAGGACGGGGTGATCTGGCTTGCGGCGTGCTTGGTGGCGGCCTGGGCGTTCATGGTCTCTCCCGGGTTCTTGATTCTTGCGGCGGAGTGCCGACGTGGCGTGATGGCCGAAGTCTGGCGCAGAAGTTTTGCAATGAACAGAAGCTTCACCGCTTCGCCCTTGCAAACCGGCCATGCCCTGTGCTTGAAACGGCGCGAACCGGCGGCGACGCAGGTTCCCTGCAGGAGTGTAGCTCAATTGGTAGAGCACCGGTCTCCAAAACCGGGGGTCGCAGGTTCGAGCCCTGCCACTCCTGCCAGCTTTTAATCAACAACTTGAATGCCTTGGCCGAGGTCCTGGACCCCGGCCATGATCGTTTTGACCTATTTGATCAGCGGGCAGCCGCCGTCCTTCAGCGGCCGGAATGCCTGGTCGCCGGGCACCTCGGCGAGCACCTTGTAGTAATCCCACGGCGCCTTGGATTCCTCGGGCTTCTTGACCTCGAACAGGAACATCGAGTGCACCATGCGGCCGTCCTCGCGAACCACGCCGTTGTCGGTGAAGGCGTCGCGAACCGGGGTCGCGCGCATCTTCGCCAGCACCGGCTTGGTCTCCTTGGTGCCGGCGGCCTTCACCGCGTTGAGGTAGTGCAGGGTGGCGCTGTAGGTCGCGGCCTGGTTCATGGTCGGCATCCGCTTCATGCGCTCGAAGAAGCGCTTGCCGAAGGCGCGGGTGCGGTCGTTGAGATCCCAGTAGTAGGCCTCGGTGATGATCAGGCCCTGCGCGAGCTTCAGCCCGAGGCTGTGGATGTCGGAAATGAACATCACGATGCCGGCGAGGTTCTGCCCGCCCGCGACGATGCCGAATTCGGCGGCCTGCTTGATCGCATTGATGGTGTCGCCGCCGCCATTGGCGAGGCCGACGATCTTGGCCTTCGACGACTGCGCCTGCAGCAGGAAGGATGAGAAGTCCGGCGTGTTGAGCGGGTGCCGGGCGCTGCCGAGCACCTTGCCGCCGGCGGCGCGGACCACGTCACCGGTATCGCGCTCGATCGAGTGGCCGAAAAGATAGTCGGCAGTGAGGAAGAACCAGGTGTCGCCGCCGTTCTTCACGATCGCGCTGCCGACGGTGTGGGCGTTGGCATAGGTGTCGTAGGTCCAGTGCAGCGTGTAGGGCGAGCAGGACTTGCCGGTGATGTCGGAGCTCGCTGCGTCCGTCACGATCATGATCTTCTCGAACTGCTTCGACATCTCCATGCCGGCAAGCGCGGTCGCCGAGGTCGGCATGTCGATGATCATGTCGACATTCTCGGCCTCGTACCATTTGCGGGTGATGGTGGCGGCGACGTCGGCCTTGTTGAGGGGATCGGCGGTGACGAGCTCGATCGGTTTGCCGAACATCGACCCGCCGAACTCCTCGATCGCCATCTTGGTGGCCTCGACGTTTCCGGCGCCGCCGATGTCCGAATAGACCGACTGGAAATCGGTCAGCACGCCGATCTTGAGCGGCGCCTGTTGCGCGAGCGCGGGCGCTGCCAGCGCGGCGGCGATCAGGCCGGCGGCGGACAGACTCGTGACGATGGATTTCATGGTGATGCGTCTCCCCGGGGTGTTCTTATCGGTTTGTCCGACAAAGCTAGATTTGCCCGGTTCCAGTGTCAATTCCGGCCGGAGAGGTGCGACAATCCGGCCGCGAATGGCCAATTTGACGCTCAAAACGACTTCGCCTATCCTTTGTCCGACAAACGACAATCGAGAGCCTGGGGGAGCTGAAGATGTCCGCCACGCCGCTGTTCCGGCGCATCGACGTCGCGCCGGCCTATCAGAAGGTCGCCGACGCGATCGAACGCGAGATCATCAACGGCCGGATCAAGCCGGGCGAGCCGATCGGCACCGAGCAGCAGCTGGTCGCGCAGTTCGGCGTCAACCGCTCGACGGTGCGCGAAGGCATTCGAGTGCTCGAGGAGGGCGGGTTGATCCGCCGCGATTCCAGCCGCCGCTTGCAGGCCTGCCTGCCACGCTACAACAAGCTCGCCACCCGGCTGTCCCGCGCGCTGATCCTGCATGAGGTGACGTTCCGCGAATTGTTCGAGACCTCGATGACGCTGGAGGTCGCAAGCGTCGAGGGTGCGGTTGAGCGCGCGAGCGAAGAGAACATCGCCGAGCTCGCCGGCAATCTCGAGCGCAGCGCTGATGTCGTCGGCAATCCCGCCGAGCTTGCCGAGCTCGACGCGGAATTCCACGTGCTGATGGCCAAGGCCTCGCAGAACCGCGTACTGCAGCTCGCCCGCGAGCCTGCGGCACAGCTGTTCTTTCCGACCACCGAGATGATCGTCGGCGGCGTGCCGGAGGGCGGCGCGCGCCTCGTCGAGGCGCATCGCCACATCCTCGATGCGATCAGGCGGCGCGACAAGGAGGCCGGCGTGCTGTGGACGCGGCGGCATCTGCAGGACTGGCGGCGCGGCTTCGAGAAGATCGCCTCGCTCGATCGCTCGGTCGAGCACACCTACATGGAACACGCCTACGCCGCGCGGCAGTAGCGACGGCAAGGCAAGAACGAGACAACGACAAAAAGCACATTCGGGAGGGACAAATGAGCGAAGACATCGCAGCAACCATCCAGCGCGCCCGCGAGCACAGCATCGGCGACCTGCTGCGCCGCTCGGCCAAGCGTTACCCCAACAAGACCGCGCTGATCTGCGGCGAGGTGCGCTGGACCTTCTTGGAGATGGACGCGATCTGCAATCGGGTCGGACGCGGCTTGCTCGCGCTTGGCGTTGCGAAGGGCGACCGCGTCGCGGTGCTGTCGCGCAACTCGCATGGCTTCGCCGCGCTGCGTTTCGCGGTGGCGCGGATCGGCGCGATCCTGGTGCCGATCAATTTCATGCTCAACCCGGACGAGATCAATTTCATCCTCGCCAATTCCGGCGCCAAGCTGCTCGCGGTCGGTCCCGATTTCGTCGAGACCGCGCACGCGGCGGCCGCCAAGGGCTCGGCGGTCGAAACCCTGATCTGGCTGCCGGGCGAGGATCCGGCCAGCGCCCCCGAGGGCATCACGACCTTCGACAGCCTGCTGCACGGCGACGCCTCGGCGCCGGATGCATCGGTCGACAGCCGCGATCCCGCGCAGATCATCTACACCAGCGGCACGGAGTCGCTGCCGAAGGGCGCGATCCTCACCCATGAAGCCGTGATGTGGCAGTATGTCAGCTGTATCATCGACGGCGGCATGGCGACCGACGACACCGTGCTGCACGCGCTGCCGCTGTATCATTGCGCGCAGCTCGACGTGTTCCTCGGGCCTGCGATCTATCTCGGCGCCACCAGCCTCATTACCGGCAAGCCGGTGCCCGATAACCTTCTGGCGCTGATCGCGGCCCACAAGATCAATTCGTTCTTCGCGCCGCCGACGATCTGGATCGCGATGCTGCGCTCGCTCGCCTTCGATCGCACCGACCTGTCGACCCTGCGCAAGGGCTATTACGGCGCCTCGATCATGCCGGTCGAGGTGCTGCTCGAATTGCAGCGCCGGCTGCCCGACGTGAAATTCTGGAATTTCTACGGCCAGACCGAAATCGCGCCGCTCGCCACCGTGCTGGCGCCGGAGGATCAGCTGCCGAAGGCGGGCTCGGCCGGCAAGCCCGCGATCAATGTCGAGACGCGGGTGGTCAAGCCGGACATGACCGACGTCGGGGTCGGGGAGGTCGGCGAGATCGTGCACCGCTCGCCGCATCTGTTGTCCGGCTATTACAACGATCCGGTCAAGACCGCGGCGGCGTTCGCCGGCGGCTGGTTTCACTCCGGCGATCTCGCGACCGTCGACGCCGACGGCTACATCACCGTGGTCGATCGCGTGAAGGACATGATCAAGAGCGGCGGCGAGAATGTCGCGAGCCGCGAGGTCGAGGAGATGATCTACCGGTTGCCTGCGGTGTCGGAGGTTGCGGTGGTCGGGCTGCCCGATCCGCGCTGGATCGAGGCGGTGACCGCGATTGTCGTGGTCAAGGCTGGTGCGAGCCTCGATGCCGACGCGGTGATTAAGCACTGCGCGGCGTCGATGGCCCATTTCAAGGTCCCGAAGCAGGTCATCTTCGTCGATGCCTTGCCGAAGAACCCGAGCGGCAAGTTGCTGAAGCGCGAGCTGCGCCAGCGTTACGTCGGCGGCGCCACCCTCGATCAAGCGGTCCAGAAGAGCTTTGCCGGGTGATCCGCCCGGCGGCTGCGGTAGACGGCCGAGGCAAGGGACCTCAGGCCGTCCGGCTAAGTGCTTGATTCAAGAGGCCCCGTTGCGGTCTGCCCGAGGGGTGGCCGGGGCGGGGCGCGACCCCACTGACCTTGACGTTTGGCCGGTCTCGCAGTAGATACGCGGCACTCGCAGCCGGCCCGCTTTGATCGCGGATATCCGGCGCGGCCTAATTCCCCGAACATTCGAGCTCGTTTATCGGCTCAACCTTCCAAACGAGGGCTGGGTCCGCAAGGTCGGCTGTTCGGATTCCTTGAAACGTTGCAATCGTCCGGAGACGGACGCGGATCTCACGATGGCTTTCAGCCCGTTCAAATTCCTGCAGGAAGTGCGCTCGGAGACCGCCAAGGTCACCTGGCCGACGCGCCGCGAGACGACCATCACCACCATCATGGTGTTCGTGATGGTGGCGCTGGCCTCGATCTTCTTCTTCGCCGCAGATCAGATCATCCGCTATCTGATTACCCTGATACTGGGCATCCACTGATGAGCATGGGAACTCAATTGATGGACAAGCGCTGGTACATCGTTCACGCCTATTCGAACTTCGAGAAGAAGGTTCAGGAATCGATCCGCGAGCAGGCCAAACAGCGCGGGCTGGAAGAGCTGTTCGAGCAGATTCTGGTGCCGACCGAGAAGGTCACCGAGGTGCGCCGCGGCCGCAAGATCGACGCCGAGCGCAAGTTCTTCCCGGGCTATGTGCTGGTGAAGATGAAGCTGACCGACGAGGCGTTCCATCTGATCAAGAACACCCCGAAGGTGACCGGCTTCCTTGGCGCGGAAAACAAGCCGATGCCGATTTCCGAAGCCGAGGCGATGCGGATCCTGCACCAGGTGCAGGAGGGCGTGGAGCGTCCGAAGGCGTCGGTGTCGTTCGAGATCGGCGAGAACGTGCGCGTGGCCGACGGCCCGTTCGCCTCGTTCTCCGGCGTGGTGGAAGAAATCGATGAGGCGCGCTCGCGCGTGAAGGTCGCGGTGTCGATCTTCGGCCGCGCGACCCCCGTGGAACTGGAATTCGGTCAGGTCGAAAAGGTGGTCTGACCGGACGGCGTGGGGTATATGCCCCGCGTCTAGTAGAGGCCGTGGGAGGGAGGAGGCGGTCGCCAGCCCCTTCGACCGAACCACGGAACCTGAAACCGCCGGCCCCGTCCGGCACAACAGGAGTGATAAATGGCAAAGAAAGTGACCGGATACCTGAAGCTTCAGGTCCCGGCCGGTGCGGCGAATCCTTCGCCCCCGATCGGTCCCGCGCTTGGTCAGCGCGGTCTGAACATCATGGAGTTCTGCAAGGCGTTCAACGCGCAGACCCAGAAGGAAGAGAAGAACACCCCGATCCCGGTGATCATCACGATCTATGCGGACCGGTCCTTCACCTTCGAGATGAAGACCCCTCCGATGTCCTACTTCCTCAAGCAGGCCGCCAAGATCCAGTCCGGATCGAAGGCGCCGGGCCGCGACAAGGCCGGCAAGGTGACCAAGGCGCAGGTGCGCGAGATCGCCGAGAAGAAGATGAAGGACTTGAATTGCGACACCATCGAATCGGCCATGAAGATGGTCGAGGGCTCTGCCCGTTCGATGGGTCTGGAAGTTGCGGGGTAACGGGCCATGACAATCGGAAAGCGTTTGAAGAAGGCCCGCGAGGGCGTCGATCGCGAGAAGCTCTACCCGCTCGCGGACGCCATCAAGATGGTCAAGGAGCGCGCCAAGTCGAAGTTCGACGAGACGATCGAGATCGCGATCAATCTCGGCGTCGACCCGCGCCACGCCGACCAGATGGTCCGCGGCGTCGTCAACCTGCCGAACGGCACCGGCCGCACGCTGCGCGTCGGCGTGTTCGCGCGCGGTGCCAAGGCTGAGGAAGCCAAGGCCGCCGGCGCCGACGTCGTCGGCGCCGAGGACCTGGTCGAGAAGGTGCAGGGCGGCGCGATCGATTTCGATCGTTGTATCGCCACGCCCGACATGATGCCGCTGGTCGGCCGCCTCGGTAAGGTGCTCGGTCCGCGCGGCATGATGCCGAACCCGAAGATCGGCACCGTGACCATGGACGTCACCAACGCCGTGAAGGGCGCCAAGGGCGGCTCCGTCGAGTTCCGCGTCGAGAAGGCCGGCATCGTGCAGGCCGGCATCGGCAAGGCCTCGTTCTCCGAGGACAAGCTGGTCGAGAACGTCAAGGCGCTTGCCGACGCGGTCTCCAAGGCGAAGCCGGCGGGCTCCAAGGGCACCTACATCCAGCGTGTGGCGGTTTCTTCCACCATGGGCCCGGGCGTGAAGGTCGAGCCGGGCACGATCCTCGGCTGAGGTATCCGGCCGTGGCGAGATAAAGAGGGGCGGGATCGGGCAACCGGTTCCGCCCTTTGTTTTGCCGGAAGCGCTTTCGAGCGAAGAAAACGCCAAGGCAAGATCTGAAGCGTCTCGCAGGAAACAAGAACAATGCCCGATAAGGTCCTGGTCTATTCGCGCTTTCCCAAGGCCCAGCTGATCCGCTTCGGCGAGCGCTATGGGCTCCTCAACGCGGCCGGCAAGCGACTGGGCGAGGCGTTCCCGCCGGCCGACCTCGCCGACATCAGAGCCATGATCACTGCCGGCGGCACGTCGCTGCGCGGCGAGGCCATGGACATGCTGCCGAAGCTCGGCGCGATCGTCTGCTACGGCACCGGCTATGACGGCGTCGACCTCGC
This Bradyrhizobium sp. CCBAU 53421 DNA region includes the following protein-coding sequences:
- the secE gene encoding preprotein translocase subunit SecE; translated protein: MAFSPFKFLQEVRSETAKVTWPTRRETTITTIMVFVMVALASIFFFAADQIIRYLITLILGIH
- a CDS encoding acyl-CoA synthetase; the encoded protein is MSEDIAATIQRAREHSIGDLLRRSAKRYPNKTALICGEVRWTFLEMDAICNRVGRGLLALGVAKGDRVAVLSRNSHGFAALRFAVARIGAILVPINFMLNPDEINFILANSGAKLLAVGPDFVETAHAAAAKGSAVETLIWLPGEDPASAPEGITTFDSLLHGDASAPDASVDSRDPAQIIYTSGTESLPKGAILTHEAVMWQYVSCIIDGGMATDDTVLHALPLYHCAQLDVFLGPAIYLGATSLITGKPVPDNLLALIAAHKINSFFAPPTIWIAMLRSLAFDRTDLSTLRKGYYGASIMPVEVLLELQRRLPDVKFWNFYGQTEIAPLATVLAPEDQLPKAGSAGKPAINVETRVVKPDMTDVGVGEVGEIVHRSPHLLSGYYNDPVKTAAAFAGGWFHSGDLATVDADGYITVVDRVKDMIKSGGENVASREVEEMIYRLPAVSEVAVVGLPDPRWIEAVTAIVVVKAGASLDADAVIKHCAASMAHFKVPKQVIFVDALPKNPSGKLLKRELRQRYVGGATLDQAVQKSFAG
- a CDS encoding ABC transporter substrate-binding protein, whose translation is MKSIVTSLSAAGLIAAALAAPALAQQAPLKIGVLTDFQSVYSDIGGAGNVEATKMAIEEFGGSMFGKPIELVTADPLNKADVAATITRKWYEAENVDMIIDMPTSATALAGMEMSKQFEKIMIVTDAASSDITGKSCSPYTLHWTYDTYANAHTVGSAIVKNGGDTWFFLTADYLFGHSIERDTGDVVRAAGGKVLGSARHPLNTPDFSSFLLQAQSSKAKIVGLANGGGDTINAIKQAAEFGIVAGGQNLAGIVMFISDIHSLGLKLAQGLIITEAYYWDLNDRTRAFGKRFFERMKRMPTMNQAATYSATLHYLNAVKAAGTKETKPVLAKMRATPVRDAFTDNGVVREDGRMVHSMFLFEVKKPEESKAPWDYYKVLAEVPGDQAFRPLKDGGCPLIK
- the rplK gene encoding 50S ribosomal protein L11 — translated: MAKKVTGYLKLQVPAGAANPSPPIGPALGQRGLNIMEFCKAFNAQTQKEEKNTPIPVIITIYADRSFTFEMKTPPMSYFLKQAAKIQSGSKAPGRDKAGKVTKAQVREIAEKKMKDLNCDTIESAMKMVEGSARSMGLEVAG
- the nusG gene encoding transcription termination/antitermination protein NusG, yielding MDKRWYIVHAYSNFEKKVQESIREQAKQRGLEELFEQILVPTEKVTEVRRGRKIDAERKFFPGYVLVKMKLTDEAFHLIKNTPKVTGFLGAENKPMPISEAEAMRILHQVQEGVERPKASVSFEIGENVRVADGPFASFSGVVEEIDEARSRVKVAVSIFGRATPVELEFGQVEKVV
- a CDS encoding FadR/GntR family transcriptional regulator, whose product is MSATPLFRRIDVAPAYQKVADAIEREIINGRIKPGEPIGTEQQLVAQFGVNRSTVREGIRVLEEGGLIRRDSSRRLQACLPRYNKLATRLSRALILHEVTFRELFETSMTLEVASVEGAVERASEENIAELAGNLERSADVVGNPAELAELDAEFHVLMAKASQNRVLQLAREPAAQLFFPTTEMIVGGVPEGGARLVEAHRHILDAIRRRDKEAGVLWTRRHLQDWRRGFEKIASLDRSVEHTYMEHAYAARQ
- the rplA gene encoding 50S ribosomal protein L1, with the translated sequence MTIGKRLKKAREGVDREKLYPLADAIKMVKERAKSKFDETIEIAINLGVDPRHADQMVRGVVNLPNGTGRTLRVGVFARGAKAEEAKAAGADVVGAEDLVEKVQGGAIDFDRCIATPDMMPLVGRLGKVLGPRGMMPNPKIGTVTMDVTNAVKGAKGGSVEFRVEKAGIVQAGIGKASFSEDKLVENVKALADAVSKAKPAGSKGTYIQRVAVSSTMGPGVKVEPGTILG
- a CDS encoding SDR family NAD(P)-dependent oxidoreductase encodes the protein MTLFDMKGKVAVITGSTRGIGRAIAERMAEHGAKVVISSRKADVCEQVAAEINDSYGKGTAVAIAANISSKENLQNLVDESNRAFGKIDVLVCNAASNPYYGPLAGISDDQFRKILENNIVANNWLISMVVPQMIERKDGSIIIVSSIGGLKGSTILGAYAISKAADMQLARNLACEYGKHNIRVNCIAPGLIKTDFAKALWDNPDNLKASTARSPLLRIGVPDEIAGAAVFMGSRAGDFMTGQTVVIDGGATIS
- a CDS encoding serine hydrolase, with the protein product MNAQAATKHAASQITPSFPLAKPESIGLSAARLQALSDTFKREVDKGTVPGVTVLVARRGQVGWFDAIGRQSPAAAAPMTHDTIFRIFSMTKPIVSVGIMQLLEDGHFLLNDPVAKFIPEFAETKVGVEHNGKLELVPVARQMTIQDLLRHTSGLTYDHTGNGPVQQLYQQSRLRSRKITNAEHATMLAAMPLVCQPGAEWNYSRSTDILGRIIEVVSGKTLGEFLTERILSPLQMNETAFHTPEANAGRLAEAFANDPWTNEKVQLFNMLEKPAMESGGGGLVSTTMDYARFAQMLLNGGALDGTRIIGRKTLEFMASDHLGAGVKVQGTLVSPGHSFGLGFAVRMQQGIAPFSGSVGQYFWSGMAGTFFWIDPSEDLIAVFMMQGPGQREYTRSLVRNGVYAAVE